Proteins found in one Methylobacterium sp. CB376 genomic segment:
- a CDS encoding glycosyltransferase family 4 protein, translated as MRKSDIFVFGFRGFPNVQGGIETHVEHLAPRLVELGFAVTACSRSPYVGTPRERTWKGVTLLRIWTVRQTYLETLMHSVACALVAAFRRPRLVHVHGIGPALVTPLLRLFGLQVVVTHHGEDYNREKWGRAARSVLVLGEYLGMKFANKRIAISRNICDLIQSKYGLTCELIPNGVEVPDLPTNDGRIRELGLRAGRYVLTIGRIVPEKRQLDLLRAFRRAGMADWKLVIVGQADHASSYAELLASEAAGDADVVMAGYRTGETLAQLYAHAGLFVLPSSHEGLPIVLLEALSYGIPTLASDIPSNREVISDPTRIFKVGDIEDLSTKMVEIVGVSVDQTAREAIRRNDASRYDWAKIARRTAAVYRELATGGQDSAPTYPTSAGTEISDSKLT; from the coding sequence ATGAGAAAGAGCGACATCTTCGTATTTGGCTTTCGCGGATTTCCGAATGTACAAGGAGGCATCGAGACCCATGTCGAGCACTTGGCCCCCAGGCTGGTCGAGCTCGGCTTCGCCGTGACGGCCTGCAGCCGGTCGCCCTACGTGGGAACGCCGCGCGAGCGAACCTGGAAGGGTGTCACGCTGCTGAGGATCTGGACGGTCCGGCAGACCTACCTCGAGACCCTGATGCACTCGGTCGCCTGCGCCCTGGTCGCGGCCTTCCGCCGGCCGCGGCTGGTCCACGTCCACGGCATCGGTCCGGCGCTCGTCACGCCCCTGCTTCGCCTCTTCGGCTTGCAGGTCGTCGTCACCCATCACGGCGAAGACTACAACCGCGAGAAATGGGGTCGGGCGGCGCGCTCGGTCCTGGTTCTCGGTGAGTATCTCGGGATGAAGTTCGCCAACAAGCGGATCGCGATCAGCCGCAACATCTGCGATCTGATCCAGTCGAAGTACGGGCTGACCTGCGAGCTGATCCCGAACGGCGTCGAGGTTCCGGACCTGCCGACCAACGACGGACGCATCCGGGAGCTCGGCTTGCGGGCCGGCCGCTACGTGCTCACGATCGGCAGGATCGTTCCCGAGAAGCGGCAGCTCGACCTCCTCCGCGCCTTCCGCAGGGCGGGGATGGCCGACTGGAAGCTCGTCATCGTGGGTCAGGCGGACCACGCGAGCAGCTACGCCGAACTGCTCGCCTCGGAGGCGGCGGGCGACGCCGACGTGGTGATGGCGGGCTACCGGACCGGGGAGACCCTGGCGCAGCTCTACGCGCATGCCGGGCTCTTCGTCCTGCCCTCGTCGCACGAGGGGCTCCCGATCGTTCTCCTGGAAGCCTTGAGCTACGGCATCCCGACGCTCGCGTCCGACATCCCGTCCAACAGGGAGGTGATCAGTGATCCGACGAGGATCTTCAAGGTCGGGGACATCGAGGATCTGTCGACCAAGATGGTCGAGATCGTCGGCGTGTCGGTCGACCAGACGGCCCGCGAGGCCATCCGCCGCAACGATGCCAGCCGCTACGACTGGGCCAAGATCGCCCGCCGCACCGCGGCAGTCTACCGCGAACTGGCCACGGGAGGCCAAGATTCCGCGCCGACCTACCCGACCTCGGCGGGGACCGAGATCTCCGACTCCAAGCTCACCTAG
- a CDS encoding dTDP-4-dehydrorhamnose 3,5-epimerase family protein produces the protein MIVSETDLSGVYIVDIDPRRDERGHFARIFCTQELAERGLIHHIPQISLSYNIKRGTLRGMHFKYPPYSETKYVRCVRGRIFDVVVDLRPESRTYLGHLCAELSAENGRCLYIPERCAHGFITLEDDSEVMYMISAPHAPDGEGGLVHDDPRLAIPWPIPVEVISRRDAEWPALAEVEDAVRSRMALRGPEPRPIASQSDAALGR, from the coding sequence ATGATCGTGTCCGAGACTGACCTTTCGGGAGTGTACATCGTCGACATCGATCCGAGGCGCGACGAGCGAGGTCACTTCGCCCGCATCTTCTGCACCCAGGAACTCGCTGAGCGAGGCCTGATCCATCACATTCCGCAAATAAGCTTGAGCTACAACATCAAGCGCGGCACCCTTCGCGGCATGCATTTCAAGTACCCGCCCTACAGCGAGACCAAATACGTGCGCTGCGTTCGCGGGAGGATCTTCGACGTGGTCGTCGATCTCCGCCCGGAATCGCGGACCTACCTGGGCCATCTCTGTGCCGAACTGTCGGCCGAGAACGGGCGCTGCCTCTACATTCCGGAGCGGTGCGCGCACGGCTTCATCACTTTGGAGGACGATAGCGAAGTGATGTACATGATCTCCGCACCTCACGCGCCCGACGGGGAGGGCGGCCTCGTCCACGACGATCCGCGGCTCGCGATTCCCTGGCCGATCCCGGTCGAGGTGATATCCAGGCGCGACGCCGAGTGGCCGGCGCTCGCCGAGGTCGAGGACGCGGTGCGGTCGCGCATGGCGCTGCGCGGCCCGGAGCCGCGCCCGATCGCGTCGCAGTCGGACGCTGCTCTCGGCCGGTGA
- a CDS encoding DUF4910 domain-containing protein yields MASEGGSAMFDLVAELYPICRSITGRGVRETLRALSRFVPLTVVEVPSGLEVFDWTVPLEWNIRDAYIKDRSGTRIVDFNRSNLHVVSYSLPIRRTVGLAELKTHLHTDPLSRGSIPYRTSYYAPTWGFCLSQDQLDGMHDDEYEVCIDSTLSPGHLTYGEFLIKGRSSQEVLISTHICHPSLANDNLSGIAVATAVAQRLSEMDLRYSYRFLFIPGTIGSITWLALNHARLDRIKHGFVMSCVGDGGAPTYKQSRGGEAEIDRAWAYVLGQGGGEFRLRPFSPYGYDERQFCSPGINLPVGCFMRTPHGEFAEYHTSGDDLGFVRPASLRDSALKVMSVIDVLENNLAYVNQKPFCEPRLGKYDLYENVGGGNASDYRMALLWLLNMSDGAHSVLDIASRAGLPWETVKAALRSLEAAGLLRAVDAPALAAGAGAPGSWSASPVTVTSA; encoded by the coding sequence ATGGCGTCGGAGGGCGGTTCGGCGATGTTCGACCTCGTCGCCGAACTCTACCCGATCTGCCGAAGCATCACCGGCAGGGGCGTGCGCGAGACCCTCAGGGCCCTGTCGCGCTTCGTGCCCCTGACCGTCGTCGAGGTTCCCTCCGGGCTGGAGGTGTTCGACTGGACCGTTCCGCTGGAGTGGAACATCAGGGACGCCTACATCAAGGACAGGAGCGGAACTCGCATCGTTGATTTCAATCGCTCGAACTTGCACGTCGTGAGTTACAGCCTGCCGATCAGGCGAACGGTCGGTCTCGCCGAACTCAAGACGCATTTGCATACCGATCCCCTGTCGCGCGGATCGATCCCGTATCGAACGTCCTATTATGCGCCGACCTGGGGATTCTGCCTCAGCCAGGACCAGCTCGACGGCATGCACGATGACGAGTACGAGGTTTGCATCGATTCGACTCTCTCACCCGGTCACCTGACGTACGGCGAGTTCCTGATCAAGGGTAGGTCCTCGCAGGAGGTCCTGATCTCGACCCATATCTGCCATCCGTCGCTCGCCAACGATAATCTGTCGGGAATCGCCGTGGCGACCGCAGTCGCGCAGCGGCTGAGCGAGATGGACCTGCGCTACTCGTACCGCTTCCTGTTCATCCCAGGCACGATCGGGTCGATCACGTGGCTCGCCCTGAATCACGCGCGTCTCGACCGCATCAAGCACGGCTTCGTGATGTCCTGCGTGGGTGACGGCGGTGCGCCGACCTACAAGCAGAGCCGCGGCGGCGAGGCGGAGATCGACCGCGCTTGGGCCTACGTGCTCGGTCAGGGCGGCGGCGAATTTCGCCTGCGGCCCTTCTCGCCCTACGGCTACGACGAGCGGCAGTTCTGCTCGCCTGGCATCAACCTGCCGGTCGGGTGCTTCATGCGGACGCCGCACGGGGAGTTCGCCGAGTATCACACCTCCGGGGACGATCTCGGCTTCGTCCGGCCGGCCTCGCTGCGCGACTCGGCCCTGAAGGTCATGTCCGTCATCGACGTCCTCGAGAACAACCTCGCTTACGTGAACCAGAAGCCGTTCTGCGAGCCGAGACTCGGGAAGTACGATCTCTACGAGAATGTCGGGGGAGGGAACGCCTCCGACTACCGGATGGCGCTGCTCTGGCTGCTCAATATGTCGGATGGCGCGCATTCGGTGCTCGACATCGCGAGCCGCGCGGGCCTGCCGTGGGAGACCGTGAAGGCGGCCCTGCGATCTCTGGAGGCGGCGGGGTTGCTCCGGGCCGTCGACGCGCCCGCCCTCGCCGCGGGAGCGGGCGCGCCCGGCTCCTGGTCGGCATCCCCGGTCACGGTGACGAGCGCCTGA
- a CDS encoding O-antigen ligase family protein, giving the protein MPEQDRPYTSAWVRGYFGILCTALVALNGLTFIYHATAIGLFNALSVGVGVVLVAYSLIVSILCTDSSHSAKNFLLMALIFATISALFNMTSLVLSDFIKYISVYVFYAAGRSDRSPIRGFEKFSLLVLFALPIVFMAIGKSKVYEIEIALRGHQEAIGYIYNQNTAVLYYCSILFAAAPMLGRYAIVLQLINAAVMTKIGAILATLLAVTLWIAVPVRKESVLAGIFIAFVCVAAFSLGAFDRVIAALDNLSLVFSMQPQALVSMPYRDLVELTGSTDLSSFFRLIHWSNIWDVFVSNPANWLVGYGPGQTITLTYSALAPHNDYLRVLAEYGLPSLIVFVCFLYHVWKSLGNGPERVLFLVLCVYFFSENLIESFSSMGLFFAYAGRTTRRLGAEPAREYGARARRGDEPAGHGAGGLLPDGPEPALVATPTPRP; this is encoded by the coding sequence ATGCCTGAGCAAGACCGCCCGTACACGAGCGCGTGGGTTCGCGGCTATTTCGGCATCCTGTGCACCGCGCTGGTCGCACTGAACGGTCTGACCTTCATCTATCACGCGACGGCGATCGGGCTCTTCAACGCCCTGAGCGTCGGCGTCGGCGTGGTGCTGGTGGCGTATTCTCTCATCGTGTCGATCCTCTGCACCGACTCGAGTCACAGCGCCAAAAATTTCCTGCTGATGGCACTCATTTTCGCCACGATCAGCGCCCTGTTCAACATGACATCTTTAGTTTTGTCAGATTTCATCAAATATATCTCGGTTTATGTTTTTTACGCGGCGGGCCGGAGTGACCGATCGCCGATCCGCGGCTTCGAGAAGTTCTCCCTCCTCGTGCTCTTCGCGCTGCCGATCGTCTTCATGGCGATCGGGAAGAGCAAAGTTTACGAGATCGAGATCGCATTGCGGGGGCATCAGGAGGCGATCGGCTACATCTATAACCAGAACACTGCCGTTCTCTACTATTGCTCGATCTTGTTCGCGGCTGCTCCTATGCTCGGCCGGTACGCGATCGTGCTGCAACTCATCAACGCGGCGGTGATGACGAAGATCGGCGCTATTCTGGCGACTTTGCTTGCCGTGACGCTGTGGATCGCCGTGCCGGTCCGCAAGGAGTCGGTCCTGGCCGGGATCTTCATCGCCTTCGTCTGCGTGGCCGCGTTCTCGCTCGGAGCCTTCGATCGCGTGATCGCCGCGCTGGACAACCTCTCGCTGGTCTTCAGCATGCAGCCGCAAGCCCTGGTGTCGATGCCGTACCGGGATCTCGTCGAGCTCACCGGCTCCACCGACCTGTCCTCCTTCTTCAGGCTCATCCATTGGTCGAACATCTGGGACGTGTTCGTGTCGAACCCCGCCAACTGGCTGGTCGGATACGGCCCGGGGCAGACCATCACTCTCACCTATTCGGCGCTGGCCCCGCATAACGACTATCTGCGCGTGCTTGCCGAGTATGGCCTGCCGAGTCTCATCGTGTTCGTCTGCTTCCTCTATCACGTCTGGAAATCCCTCGGGAACGGCCCTGAGAGGGTCCTGTTCTTGGTGCTGTGTGTTTATTTTTTCTCGGAGAACCTGATCGAGAGTTTCTCCTCGATGGGTCTGTTCTTCGCCTATGCCGGGCGGACGACCCGGCGGTTGGGCGCGGAGCCCGCGCGCGAGTACGGCGCCCGCGCGCGCCGCGGGGATGAGCCGGCCGGACACGGCGCCGGCGGCCTGCTCCCGGACGGGCCCGAGCCCGCCCTGGTGGCGACCCCGACGCCTCGTCCCTGA
- a CDS encoding LuxR C-terminal-related transcriptional regulator: protein MPEILLVDEHSVYRVGLRNIIEANLDKVRITDASSLAQVDKNFQADLVLIDAFNLSKEALERIKEMRVACRSMRFAVMSSSNARSDVLNCLSAGFHGFIYKMQPDSELIRAITDLLSGRIYVPRWLADGDDVKPNTPASIALPSDRLKLTPRQHEILPLLAQGMSNKEIANSLNIAAGTAKIHTAALLRALGARNRTEAAFIAAKLVGGSPQTETRAGNPFIISGFGEHAAGGVAVHFRNGTYF from the coding sequence GTGCCTGAAATCTTGCTTGTCGATGAGCACAGTGTCTACCGCGTCGGCCTTCGTAATATTATTGAAGCTAACCTTGACAAAGTCCGTATTACCGATGCCTCATCGCTCGCTCAAGTCGATAAAAATTTCCAAGCCGATCTTGTCCTAATAGATGCATTTAACTTGAGCAAGGAAGCGCTCGAACGCATCAAGGAAATGCGTGTTGCCTGCCGCAGTATGCGATTTGCCGTGATGTCATCCTCGAATGCACGCTCGGACGTCTTGAATTGTCTGTCTGCGGGATTTCATGGCTTCATTTACAAGATGCAGCCCGATAGCGAGCTGATCAGAGCGATCACGGACCTCCTCTCGGGGCGGATCTACGTGCCACGATGGCTCGCGGATGGGGACGACGTCAAGCCGAACACCCCCGCGTCGATTGCCCTGCCGAGCGACCGGCTGAAGCTGACGCCTCGTCAACACGAGATCCTGCCTCTGTTGGCCCAGGGCATGTCCAACAAGGAGATCGCCAACTCCCTGAACATCGCCGCGGGCACGGCGAAGATCCACACGGCGGCGCTTCTCCGCGCGCTCGGGGCGCGAAACCGGACCGAGGCGGCCTTCATCGCGGCCAAGCTCGTGGGCGGCTCGCCGCAGACGGAGACCCGGGCCGGCAACCCGTTCATCATCAGCGGTTTCGGCGAGCACGCGGCCGGAGGCGTCGCCGTGCATTTCCGAAACGGCACCTATTTCTGA
- a CDS encoding Crp/Fnr family transcriptional regulator, with protein sequence MSALATTESAWSKSIPLHHTDIPRTSALIQPHSRGSLIPRGRALFWEGDTQAHKIEIVEGVVRAVRLFDNGNRQILAFFWSGDVVMPSQADCQHFTAEAVTNCRVRLSAVSNICQSGERCGVHQVLAETLSLVSQISQKSGMARITSFLLTIRKHLPRDPKLPSAQRLLISRADIADHVGTSLETVCRTLAELKARNLIDMPNRKTIRFLDLPGLHHIAGD encoded by the coding sequence ATGAGCGCTCTCGCGACGACCGAGTCGGCTTGGTCAAAATCCATCCCGCTGCATCACACCGACATTCCCAGAACTTCCGCACTGATCCAACCGCACTCGAGGGGATCACTGATCCCGCGCGGCCGCGCGTTGTTCTGGGAGGGCGATACGCAGGCCCACAAGATCGAGATCGTCGAGGGTGTCGTGCGCGCCGTTCGGCTGTTCGACAACGGGAACCGGCAGATCCTGGCCTTCTTCTGGTCCGGCGACGTGGTGATGCCGTCGCAGGCCGATTGCCAGCACTTCACCGCGGAGGCCGTCACCAACTGCCGCGTCCGTCTCTCCGCGGTCTCGAACATCTGTCAGAGCGGCGAGCGGTGCGGCGTCCACCAGGTTCTCGCCGAGACATTGTCGCTGGTCTCGCAGATCAGCCAGAAGAGCGGCATGGCCCGCATCACCTCCTTCCTCCTGACGATACGCAAGCACCTGCCCAGGGATCCCAAGCTGCCGTCCGCGCAGCGGCTGCTGATCTCGCGGGCCGACATCGCCGACCACGTCGGCACGTCCCTCGAAACCGTCTGCCGCACCTTGGCGGAGCTGAAAGCGCGCAACCTGATCGACATGCCGAACCGCAAGACGATCCGGTTCCTCGACCTGCCGGGCCTCCATCACATCGCCGGGGATTGA
- a CDS encoding carbohydrate-binding domain-containing protein — MALSINEVLRQNTAGNSEAAPLGVPTSYSWYDGVDQFRPGAPSGFTAVTGWGQVYQEAGAPAYSNPSARVQVANTQTFVHIKSTGEWVQVQNQAGNAIAGGHFGNDFAGNTATAMPVSTGADGTATFDVPSASYNDHFWPTARGTFAANAVDAVYVQMDMRVTDPNLHLIANIGADWWRDASAGFVDGFANNPGSGMNNWVKLTTEWKTLAYVSDNAVLQADPPPVVTGAAPAATVTPTPQPDTVPTVAAPAQPDTAPAMTPPAAAADVNLLVNGSFEQSAVAPGQGAAFDAVPGWQAISGGKIELWNQLNGVSATDGAKFGELDYLGAQDGLTQTVKTAAGQSYALSFDARNRPGLSASTCSIEVLWNDKLIATVPPGSDWSRYNFPVVGTGQDDRLTLREVASQGGDGLGALYDNVSLVATGPAAPAQSTAPATVGAGSDQLLLQISQDAYQGDAQYTVSVDGRQVGDTQTAHASHADGKADQLLVLGDWGAGGHTVSVNFLNDAWGGTPGTDRNLYVTGASYNGADVAGAAHSLHTSGAQSFTFGA; from the coding sequence ATGGCGTTGTCGATTAACGAGGTTCTGCGGCAAAACACGGCCGGCAACAGCGAAGCGGCGCCGCTCGGCGTGCCGACCAGCTACTCGTGGTATGACGGTGTCGACCAGTTCAGGCCCGGGGCGCCCTCCGGCTTCACCGCCGTCACGGGGTGGGGCCAAGTCTACCAGGAGGCCGGGGCACCCGCCTACAGCAACCCGAGCGCCCGCGTGCAGGTCGCCAACACCCAGACCTTCGTCCATATCAAGTCCACCGGCGAGTGGGTTCAGGTCCAGAACCAGGCCGGCAACGCCATCGCGGGCGGCCATTTCGGGAACGACTTCGCCGGCAACACCGCCACCGCGATGCCCGTCAGCACCGGCGCGGACGGCACCGCGACCTTCGACGTGCCGTCGGCCAGCTACAACGACCATTTCTGGCCGACCGCGCGCGGCACCTTCGCGGCCAACGCCGTCGACGCCGTCTACGTGCAGATGGACATGCGCGTCACGGATCCCAACCTCCACCTGATCGCCAATATCGGGGCGGACTGGTGGCGCGACGCGTCGGCCGGGTTCGTGGACGGCTTCGCCAACAATCCCGGCTCGGGCATGAACAACTGGGTCAAGCTGACGACCGAGTGGAAGACGCTGGCCTACGTCTCGGACAACGCCGTGCTGCAGGCCGACCCGCCGCCGGTCGTGACCGGCGCCGCACCGGCTGCCACCGTCACGCCGACGCCTCAGCCGGACACGGTTCCGACCGTCGCCGCCCCCGCGCAGCCGGACACGGCGCCGGCCATGACGCCGCCCGCGGCGGCGGCCGACGTGAACCTCCTGGTGAACGGCTCCTTCGAGCAGAGCGCGGTGGCGCCCGGCCAGGGCGCCGCCTTCGACGCGGTTCCGGGCTGGCAGGCCATCTCGGGCGGCAAGATCGAGCTGTGGAACCAGCTCAACGGGGTGTCGGCGACGGACGGCGCGAAGTTCGGCGAGCTGGACTACCTGGGCGCCCAGGACGGCCTCACCCAGACCGTGAAGACCGCGGCCGGCCAGAGCTACGCCCTGAGCTTCGACGCGCGCAACCGCCCCGGCCTGAGCGCCTCCACCTGCAGCATCGAGGTGCTCTGGAACGACAAGCTGATCGCGACGGTGCCGCCGGGCAGCGACTGGAGCCGGTACAATTTCCCGGTGGTCGGCACGGGCCAGGACGACCGGCTGACGCTGCGCGAGGTCGCGAGCCAGGGCGGGGACGGCCTCGGGGCCCTGTACGACAACGTCAGCCTCGTCGCGACGGGCCCGGCCGCTCCGGCGCAGTCGACGGCGCCGGCGACGGTCGGCGCCGGGTCGGACCAGCTCCTGCTGCAGATCAGCCAGGACGCCTACCAGGGCGACGCGCAGTACACGGTCTCGGTCGACGGGCGCCAGGTCGGGGATACGCAGACGGCGCACGCCTCGCACGCGGACGGCAAGGCCGACCAGCTGCTGGTGCTCGGGGATTGGGGCGCGGGCGGGCACACGGTGTCGGTCAACTTCCTGAACGACGCCTGGGGCGGCACGCCGGGCACGGACCGGAACCTGTACGTGACCGGGGCGAGCTACAACGGCGCCGACGTTGCCGGGGCCGCCCACTCGCTCCACACGTCCGGGGCGCAGAGCTTCACCTTCGGCGCCTGA
- a CDS encoding undecaprenyl-phosphate glucose phosphotransferase, giving the protein MSVPGSLGVLSPIIALVDIVFIVTLGTICLSALNGRDLSVASNWSHCAPSSAALAVTYSIFGQTSNLYAAPNLLKLRWQIQQSLATWVASFLFLSLLVYFLRVGTWLTYGELLAVFAFGGVGVVASKLSAVKLCRHVTEQRALSSYRVIISDYSLEAASHPYLQQINKYEYTTPKHFVLLDAQDPDAGLDRARDVLKDVVDFVRAHDVEEILLVIPWNRSELIFEVQGQLQVLPVSVKLAPDMRANQVLSHPAFNFGPIRVIELQRAPLSVTEQCAKNLMDRVLAAAGLFFLAPLMAIVALAIRLESKGPVLFRQTRTGFNGRPFTIFKFRTMTTCDNGAVIVQATRGDRRVTALGRWLRKSSIDELPQLLNVLRGEMSIVGPRPHALAHDNEYNRLIASYAARHKMKPGITGWAQVNGLRGETPELRMMKQRVDSDLWYIESWSIWLDIRIILLTVLRVLKSESAY; this is encoded by the coding sequence GTGAGCGTTCCCGGCTCGCTCGGGGTTCTCTCGCCGATCATCGCCCTCGTCGACATCGTCTTCATCGTGACTCTGGGCACCATCTGCTTGTCGGCACTGAACGGGCGCGACTTGTCAGTCGCGTCGAATTGGAGCCACTGCGCGCCGTCGAGCGCTGCCCTGGCGGTCACCTACTCGATCTTCGGGCAGACCTCGAACTTGTACGCGGCCCCGAACCTGCTGAAGCTGAGGTGGCAGATCCAGCAATCGTTGGCGACCTGGGTCGCCAGCTTCCTGTTCCTGTCCTTGCTCGTGTATTTTCTCAGGGTGGGGACGTGGCTCACCTACGGCGAGTTGCTGGCGGTGTTCGCCTTCGGCGGAGTCGGGGTCGTCGCGTCGAAGCTGTCGGCGGTCAAACTCTGCCGCCACGTCACCGAGCAGCGGGCCCTGAGTTCGTACCGGGTCATCATATCGGATTACTCGCTGGAGGCCGCGAGCCATCCCTATCTCCAGCAGATCAACAAGTACGAGTACACGACGCCCAAGCATTTCGTTCTTCTCGACGCCCAGGATCCGGATGCCGGGCTCGATCGGGCGCGAGATGTCCTCAAGGACGTCGTAGATTTCGTGCGGGCGCACGATGTCGAGGAAATCCTGTTGGTGATACCCTGGAACAGATCCGAATTGATCTTCGAAGTCCAGGGTCAGCTGCAGGTTCTTCCGGTCTCGGTCAAGCTCGCGCCGGATATGCGGGCCAATCAAGTGCTCTCCCACCCCGCGTTCAATTTCGGGCCGATCAGGGTGATCGAGCTTCAGCGGGCGCCCCTGAGCGTCACCGAGCAATGCGCGAAGAACCTCATGGATCGCGTCCTGGCGGCGGCCGGCCTGTTCTTCCTGGCGCCGCTGATGGCGATCGTGGCGCTCGCGATCCGGCTCGAGTCGAAGGGCCCGGTCCTGTTCAGGCAGACCCGCACCGGGTTCAACGGCCGGCCGTTCACGATCTTCAAGTTCAGAACGATGACCACCTGCGACAACGGCGCGGTGATCGTCCAGGCCACCAGGGGCGACCGGCGCGTCACGGCGCTGGGACGATGGCTGCGCAAGTCGAGCATCGACGAGCTGCCGCAGCTCCTCAACGTCCTGCGCGGCGAGATGTCCATCGTCGGGCCGCGCCCGCACGCCCTCGCGCACGACAACGAGTACAACCGCCTCATCGCGAGCTACGCGGCGCGGCACAAGATGAAGCCCGGCATCACCGGCTGGGCGCAGGTCAACGGCCTGCGGGGCGAGACGCCCGAGCTCAGGATGATGAAGCAGCGGGTCGACAGCGATCTCTGGTACATCGAATCTTGGTCGATCTGGCTGGATATCCGCATCATCCTGCTGACGGTCCTGCGGGTTCTCAAGTCTGAGAGCGCCTACTGA
- a CDS encoding class I SAM-dependent methyltransferase, translating to MLDLESVDLDTGKHESHTPSNRTAHCRFCQTKLSNVFVDLGLSPLANSYLTEKDLSKNEPFFPLKVFVCDECFLVQLEEWEAPENIFSDYAYFSSYSESWLRHARDYVEAMTARFGIDQTSHVVEIASNDGYLLQYFVEKGTPVLGIEPAQNVAAVARSRGIPTRVEFFGQRTARALRREGLEADLLIGNNVLAHVPDLNDFVSGLRTLLKPQGVLTMEFPHLLRLYDERQIDTIYHEHFSYFSLIAVEKVFAAHGLTVFDVEEVPTHGGSLRIFAQNAKTGQQPISARLGELRDREIKAGLSDIRTYLTFAEQATQIKRRLRDFLVEVNRAGKRVVGYGAPAKGNTLLNFCDVDATLVEYTVDRNPYKQGRFLPGTHIPIYEPERISVTKPDYILILPWNLKDEIIEQLSFTREWGCQFIIPIPDPQVVP from the coding sequence ATGCTTGATCTCGAGAGCGTCGATTTGGACACCGGCAAGCACGAATCGCACACGCCTTCGAACCGGACAGCGCACTGCCGATTCTGTCAGACCAAACTCAGCAATGTATTCGTTGACCTCGGTCTCTCGCCTCTGGCCAACAGCTATCTTACGGAGAAAGATCTCTCCAAGAACGAGCCGTTTTTCCCTCTGAAGGTGTTTGTCTGCGACGAGTGCTTCCTGGTTCAGTTGGAGGAGTGGGAAGCTCCGGAAAATATATTCAGCGATTACGCGTATTTCTCGTCCTACAGCGAGTCGTGGCTGCGCCACGCGCGGGACTACGTCGAGGCGATGACGGCGCGGTTCGGCATCGACCAGACCTCCCACGTCGTCGAGATCGCCAGCAACGACGGCTACCTCCTGCAGTACTTCGTCGAGAAGGGCACCCCGGTGCTCGGCATCGAGCCCGCCCAGAACGTCGCCGCGGTGGCGCGCTCGCGGGGCATCCCGACGCGGGTGGAGTTCTTCGGTCAGCGCACCGCGCGGGCGCTGCGCCGCGAGGGGCTCGAGGCGGATCTGCTGATCGGCAACAACGTGCTCGCCCACGTCCCGGATCTGAACGACTTCGTGAGCGGGCTCAGGACGCTCCTGAAGCCGCAAGGCGTGCTGACGATGGAGTTCCCGCACCTCCTCCGTCTCTACGATGAGCGCCAGATCGACACCATCTATCACGAGCACTTCTCGTACTTCTCATTGATCGCGGTCGAGAAGGTCTTCGCAGCGCACGGGCTGACGGTGTTCGACGTCGAGGAGGTGCCGACGCACGGCGGCTCACTGCGGATCTTCGCGCAGAACGCCAAGACCGGACAGCAGCCGATCTCCGCGCGCCTCGGCGAGCTGCGCGACCGTGAGATCAAGGCCGGCTTGTCGGACATCCGCACCTACCTGACCTTCGCCGAGCAGGCGACGCAGATCAAACGCCGGCTCCGGGACTTCCTCGTCGAGGTGAATCGGGCGGGCAAGCGCGTGGTGGGTTACGGGGCCCCCGCCAAGGGCAACACGCTCCTCAATTTCTGCGACGTCGACGCCACGCTCGTCGAGTACACGGTCGACCGCAACCCCTACAAGCAGGGACGCTTCCTGCCGGGCACCCACATCCCGATCTACGAGCCCGAGCGGATCAGCGTCACGAAGCCGGACTACATCCTGATCCTTCCGTGGAACCTGAAGGACGAGATCATCGAGCAGCTGTCGTTCACGCGCGAGTGGGGCTGCCAGTTCATCATCCCGATCCCGGATCCGCAGGTCGTGCCCTGA